The Candidatus Zixiibacteriota bacterium genome contains a region encoding:
- the kdsB gene encoding 3-deoxy-manno-octulosonate cytidylyltransferase, with translation MNKTGVLAVIPARYRSIRFPGKALADIGGETILERLYHTAASCRLIDRVVVASDADEILSFCRMRGLDAVRTSAKHKTGSDRSAEVAQKSGGEIIVSIQADHWGESRSDFEKVIKDMLSDKTIKYATFVKRIESDEYLYDPNRVKVTFDRDNFALWFSRYPIPYLQGVNGNRAAQFDYYYHIGVYFFRRDRLLAFHRLPQSRLEKAESLEQLRILENQGRMKVFRIKSRIYSVDTREDLERLKRTAFI, from the coding sequence ATGAATAAAACCGGCGTTCTGGCGGTGATTCCGGCAAGGTACCGCTCCATCCGTTTCCCGGGGAAGGCTCTGGCTGATATCGGGGGGGAGACTATACTGGAGCGATTATATCACACCGCGGCGTCCTGCCGGTTAATCGACCGGGTGGTGGTCGCATCGGATGCCGATGAAATATTATCGTTCTGCCGAATGCGGGGCCTGGATGCTGTCCGGACTTCGGCGAAACATAAAACCGGTTCCGACCGGAGCGCCGAAGTGGCGCAGAAATCAGGGGGGGAGATTATTGTCAGCATTCAGGCCGACCATTGGGGGGAGAGCCGGTCCGATTTTGAAAAAGTGATAAAAGATATGCTATCCGATAAGACCATAAAATATGCTACCTTTGTTAAAAGAATTGAAAGTGATGAATATCTTTATGACCCGAATCGGGTGAAGGTGACATTTGACCGGGACAATTTTGCGCTCTGGTTCTCCCGCTATCCAATACCGTATCTGCAGGGAGTTAACGGCAATCGCGCCGCCCAGTTTGATTACTACTATCATATCGGGGTCTATTTTTTCCGGCGGGACAGGCTGCTTGCGTTTCATCGCCTGCCGCAGAGCCGTCTGGAAAAGGCGGAATCGCTGGAGCAGTTGCGCATTCTGGAGAATCAGGGAAGAATGAAAGTCTTCCGGATAAAATCCCGTATTTACAGTGTTGATACCAGGGAAGATCTGGAGCGGTTGAAAAGAACGGCTTTTATATAG
- the gatC gene encoding Asp-tRNA(Asn)/Glu-tRNA(Gln) amidotransferase subunit GatC → MPISKDDILKIAALAKLELRPEELESLHHDLTQIISYIDQIQQVNTDGIVPQSQFIKAENVFRDDIVTPSLTREQALSNAPDKDDDYFRVPRVL, encoded by the coding sequence GTGCCTATATCAAAAGACGACATACTGAAGATTGCCGCTCTGGCAAAGCTGGAATTACGCCCTGAAGAGTTAGAATCGCTCCATCACGACCTGACACAGATTATCTCTTATATTGACCAGATTCAGCAGGTGAATACTGATGGAATTGTGCCGCAGAGTCAGTTTATAAAAGCCGAGAATGTCTTTCGGGATGATATCGTAACGCCCTCTCTCACCAGAGAGCAGGCGCTCTCCAATGCCCCGGATAAAGATGACGATTACTTCCGGGTGCCGCGGGTGCTCTAA
- a CDS encoding sigma-54 dependent transcriptional regulator — MSTINSKLTGVSLLLVDDDDSFRQTVEILLKSHNYKTTVAGGLKEALEQIKTYPFDLIITDLKMNDGSGIELLEKVREFGVPAEIIIMTAYGSVRNAVEAIRRGAYDYIAKPFKNDELLVLIERALENRNIKVELSALREEIAWKYGFDNLVGESPAMKQLKNLAARVAATDISVLITGESGTGKGLLAKAIHFHSQRRKRKFVPIDCSAIPASLMESEFFGHIKGSFTSAYSNHKGLFEEADGGTVFLDEIGDMPLPLQAKILRVLQDSEIRPVGASVSKKVDVRIIAATNKNLAQMVSAGNFRDDLYYRLNVLPILIPPLRQRADDIALLVERFINQEKSRQNQANISISPPALARLVAHNWPGNVRELENTIKRAIALSPEGRIREEDIMFINSQGSMPREGKHRLITHQLNGTLEESLKERIHSALCANNWNFSKTATTLGIGRTTLWRKVKKYNITRDETVSVEQD, encoded by the coding sequence TTGTCAACGATTAACAGCAAGCTCACCGGCGTCTCGCTTCTGCTGGTGGATGATGATGACTCCTTCCGCCAGACGGTGGAGATTCTTCTCAAGAGCCACAACTACAAGACTACCGTGGCGGGTGGTCTGAAAGAGGCGCTGGAACAGATAAAAACGTATCCCTTTGACCTCATTATAACCGACTTGAAGATGAATGACGGCAGCGGTATTGAACTTCTTGAAAAAGTGCGGGAGTTCGGCGTTCCGGCGGAGATAATCATAATGACCGCCTATGGTTCGGTGCGCAATGCGGTGGAGGCAATCCGTCGCGGCGCCTATGACTATATTGCCAAACCGTTTAAAAACGATGAGCTTCTGGTTCTGATAGAAAGAGCCCTCGAGAATCGAAACATTAAGGTCGAGCTTTCCGCCCTCCGCGAAGAAATCGCCTGGAAATATGGGTTCGACAACCTGGTCGGCGAATCGCCGGCAATGAAGCAGTTGAAGAATCTGGCGGCGCGGGTCGCCGCGACCGATATTTCGGTGCTCATTACCGGTGAATCCGGCACCGGCAAAGGCTTGCTGGCTAAGGCGATTCATTTCCACAGCCAGAGACGGAAACGGAAATTCGTCCCGATCGATTGCAGCGCTATCCCGGCCAGCCTGATGGAGTCGGAGTTTTTCGGGCATATTAAAGGCTCCTTTACCTCCGCCTATTCCAATCATAAAGGGCTGTTCGAGGAAGCTGATGGCGGCACGGTCTTTCTCGACGAAATCGGCGACATGCCGCTTCCCCTGCAGGCAAAAATCCTCCGGGTGCTGCAGGATTCTGAGATTCGACCGGTCGGAGCCTCAGTCTCGAAGAAAGTAGACGTCCGTATTATCGCCGCCACTAACAAGAACCTGGCGCAGATGGTCAGTGCGGGAAATTTCCGGGATGACCTTTATTATCGATTGAATGTACTGCCAATTCTTATCCCTCCGCTGCGTCAGCGGGCTGACGATATCGCCCTTCTGGTCGAGCGGTTCATAAATCAGGAAAAATCCCGCCAGAATCAGGCGAATATTTCAATCTCCCCGCCGGCTCTGGCGCGGCTGGTAGCGCATAATTGGCCCGGAAATGTCCGGGAACTGGAGAATACCATCAAGAGAGCCATCGCCCTCTCTCCCGAGGGTCGAATCCGGGAAGAGGATATTATGTTCATCAATTCTCAGGGGAGTATGCCGCGCGAAGGGAAACATCGGCTTATAACGCACCAGCTTAACGGTACATTGGAAGAGAGTCTGAAAGAGAGAATTCATTCCGCTCTCTGCGCCAATAATTGGAATTTCAGCAAGACCGCCACCACTCTTGGAATTGGCCGAACTACTCTTTGGAGAAAGGTCAAAAAATATAATATTACCAGAGATGAGACCGTTTCTGTGGAACAGGATTAG
- a CDS encoding GAF domain-containing protein, with protein MKDDVSAAAGPVTLLTKTSRRSWELVTRSVSALFRRNNNIYKLFFSLYKKLKKHLSLSTAVLIVHSVRDNTLKVIAVKNSKHAPEGISLTLPDQDSLLHSVFRDGHPYIENNPDNFSGNFIERKLLLGEPSKSLAVFPIHNNGSRIGLICLVSTQAQAFDIIDQPLLNPVAAQFGQFLAKATADLNI; from the coding sequence ATGAAAGATGATGTCTCTGCCGCCGCCGGACCGGTTACATTGCTTACCAAAACCAGCCGGCGTTCCTGGGAGTTGGTAACCCGCTCGGTTTCCGCGCTGTTTCGCCGCAACAACAATATCTATAAGCTGTTCTTCTCTTTATACAAGAAGCTCAAGAAACATCTCTCTCTTTCGACGGCGGTTCTGATTGTCCATTCCGTCCGCGACAATACCCTCAAAGTGATAGCGGTCAAGAATTCCAAACATGCCCCCGAGGGGATTTCGCTCACCCTCCCTGACCAGGATTCTCTGCTACATTCGGTCTTCCGGGACGGGCATCCATATATCGAGAATAATCCCGACAACTTTTCCGGAAATTTTATCGAGCGCAAGCTGCTTCTGGGGGAACCTTCAAAATCGCTCGCGGTCTTCCCTATCCATAATAATGGTAGCCGTATCGGTTTAATCTGTCTGGTTTCGACTCAGGCACAAGCATTTGATATTATCGACCAGCCGCTACTGAATCCAGTGGCGGCGCAATTCGGGCAATTTCTCGCAAAAGCGACCGCCGACCTCAACATTTAA
- the mltG gene encoding endolytic transglycosylase MltG yields the protein MSEKINNRTGSRFYEYLIYYPLTVFILLLALPLLLVLFLRYLIRSTGAPLRSAANLFGFVLTLLLLSGGYFAVQLLTPYDLGEERRSVIIDEDDLFPRISERFRQGGIIQSEFLFKTAAVIGGIDRYIAPGRYDFAGKVSLYDVLLKLKRQEVATATVTIPEGSNIYKIGSILSSMLELDSAAFVNFALDTVKTRRQYQLEGLEGYLFPDSYRFRFGIKPEKVCEVLVREFYARVGRLLDSAKTSKLSVRQIVTLASILEAEAIHKEELRLISSVYHNRLRRQMPLQADPTVLYALREPSRSLLYRDLEIDSPYNTYKVRGLPPGPINSPGLAAIEAALNPAESEFLYFVADGTGRHIFSKTLEEHNRAKRRIKALQKKFKQG from the coding sequence ATGAGCGAAAAGATAAATAACAGAACCGGAAGCAGATTCTATGAATACTTAATCTACTATCCGCTGACCGTATTCATACTCCTGCTGGCATTGCCGCTTCTGCTGGTTCTTTTCCTGAGATATCTGATACGCTCCACCGGCGCCCCGCTGAGAAGCGCCGCCAATCTTTTCGGCTTTGTTCTGACACTGCTGCTTCTCTCCGGGGGATATTTCGCCGTGCAGCTTCTGACTCCTTATGACTTGGGGGAAGAACGGCGCTCCGTAATCATAGATGAGGATGATCTTTTCCCCCGAATTTCGGAGCGGTTTCGCCAAGGAGGCATAATTCAAAGTGAATTTCTCTTCAAAACGGCGGCAGTAATCGGCGGAATCGACAGATATATAGCGCCCGGGCGGTACGATTTTGCGGGGAAAGTTTCCTTATATGACGTGTTGCTGAAATTAAAACGTCAGGAAGTGGCAACCGCAACGGTAACTATACCGGAGGGCTCCAATATCTATAAGATTGGTTCAATTTTGAGCTCAATGCTGGAGCTCGATTCGGCGGCGTTCGTGAATTTTGCCCTGGATACGGTGAAAACAAGACGTCAATATCAACTGGAAGGTCTGGAAGGGTATCTTTTCCCCGACAGTTACCGCTTTCGATTCGGCATCAAGCCGGAGAAGGTTTGCGAAGTCCTGGTACGAGAGTTTTATGCCCGAGTGGGCAGGCTGCTGGATTCCGCTAAAACCTCCAAGTTGTCTGTCAGGCAGATTGTGACCCTGGCTTCAATATTGGAAGCCGAGGCGATCCACAAAGAGGAATTACGGCTGATTTCCTCGGTGTACCACAATCGTTTGCGCCGCCAGATGCCGCTTCAGGCGGACCCGACTGTCCTCTATGCCCTCCGGGAACCGAGCCGTTCGCTTCTCTATCGTGACCTGGAGATTGATTCCCCCTACAACACATACAAGGTCCGGGGCCTTCCGCCGGGACCAATTAACTCTCCCGGCCTTGCCGCCATAGAGGCGGCGCTGAATCCGGCGGAGAGCGAATTTCTATATTTTGTCGCCGATGGCACCGGGCGGCATATCTTCTCCAAGACGCTGGAGGAGCATAACCGCGCCAAGAGGCGGATTAAAGCTCTGCAAAAGAAATTCAAACAGGGTTAA